From the Musa acuminata AAA Group cultivar baxijiao chromosome BXJ3-1, Cavendish_Baxijiao_AAA, whole genome shotgun sequence genome, the window TTGTCATAGAGCATAATGATGACTCTCAAATCAAATTGATATTCAAGTGCTTTTCAAACTGTTGAACCTGGTTGAAGTGAAAAGTTCTCGCAACGATCCATGGAGTATCTCTAAGCTGCAATTGTGCATGAGAACAGGAATTATTATTACATTTGGATATTTAAATCCAAGTCTGTCAAAGCTCCTCCAGATCTTGGTGACTCAATTATTCTTGATGAAGATTAGACTTGCAGTTTTTGAACTTTTGGTTCTGTAAAAGAGTCTTTGTGATTGTACACTagttttcaagttaagttttctcaGTGATTTGAAGTCAAAACCAACTAAATTCTTGCCTTCTGAGACTAAACTATTGTATGCACAATAGATTTAAGAGACTAAACTATCATATGCAAtgatgaaaaataattaaaaaaatgggATATTTCGTTATAGCATGATATTCACCATGTGGCATGACTTCCAATTCAGTCTTTTATGTAAACTCGATTTCTATCAGTATATCAAGTAACAATGAATTTTACTATTCAATATGGAACTATTGAGCTTTATGTGCATTTCATGTACACAAAGATTATCAAGAAAAAAGACTACTCTCATGTGCATGAATGACACAACGAAGTCACTAGTGAGCTACAAGTGACGTATTCCTCATCATTGAAACAATGTGCACGTTAGAAACCCCAACTCATATACATCTGCCGCAGCTCCTTTCGGTAATGTTAagtaaaaagaataaaagaacttGATACACAGAACTAATGGAGTCATTTATGATTCATGTTTTACATATGTAGACAAAATCTTAGTGTTTAGGGATATCAATCATAGAACTGAGTGAAACTGTACAATCTTGGTACTCTATTCTCAAGATGTTATTTGAGAAGTGCCCACATCTATAGTAACCACATCCCCACAGCATAAGCCAAAAGAAAATTGACCGAAAGTAGCGTACAAGACCCAATCAAGCTTCCCAAAGTCTATTGAATCAACCATGAGAAAATGCACAAAGCAGGACAAGGATCGAACTCCAACCTCCCGAGAGAACAGACAAGTAAATTTAGAAAACCCAGATCAAAGATTTCTTATAATTCAAAGGAAAGGCaacataaatcataaacacaACAATCTGAACAAACGCAGAAAGAAATCAATCACAAATACGTTCAGCAAAGGGAAAAAATATCACATTTTTATCCAGAAAAAATCGACCACACAATTACTTACCTCGACCAATCTCGAAATCCACCTTGTCGTGGTCAACAACTAACGCCGATTTCGTCAACGTCGGTACACCGAAGAGAAGAAGACGTGAGAGAAACGGGGAGCGTGGCCACGAGGAAGCGACCTCGCGGCGCGTCGCCCGAATCTTCGACCCGACTCCATCAGCAAACATATTTTATAGGGATAGGTGAGGTAATAACTATAGTTTTAGATCGAAGTATTTTAGATGAGTGGGTTAACCTCATCAAGTAATGAAGTCGTTATCACATTATTGAGTTATAGCACCGACATACTGATTGATACTACTCGATATCAGAAAAGAAAGTAATAAAAAGACTAAATACTAATTAATACTGTTCTATATTGGTCGGATAGTTTGATGCGTTGTGATCTGATCTGATCGACATTCGAAACAAAGTGGagttcttcagcaaatgctcacttTTATATATATGACGATATTTGTTTATCATCGTCCTCTTTTCTACCTGCCTTGTGATTGACGGAGCGCTATGGCCCATGTAGGGCCTCCGGTGGGGTCGCAGGAGTGGTGTACCGCTATAATCGTCCAGCTATTACCTGTTCCCATGAACGAAGGCCGCCCTGTGCCGTCCATCTCGTGGATCCGCACCATCCAAGATCCAATGGAGACCGTCGGTTTTTGGGGCTTTTCTGTAATCCGGCGGTTTTGGAGCCGGACTTGAAGGGTAAGCCTTCAATACGGTTGAACGCGTGGCGGGGCGGCACTTGAGATACGCCCTCCCCTCCCCTATTTAATTTCGCTTCCCACCAAATTTAAAGCACGTAGAGAAatagcggaagaagaagaaggagagattGAGAGAGACGATGTCGTGGCAAACGTACGTCGACGAGCACTTGATGTGCGAGATCGAGGGCCACCATCTCACTTCGGCGGCGATCATGGGCCAGGACGGCAGCGTCTGGGCGCAGAGCGCATCCTTTCCTCAGGTCTTGCCCACCCAATCCCCTTCCGATTCCATCGTTTGCTGGGTCGCCAGCCAGTCACTTTTTTTTCACTCATGTTGTTCTTTCTCAATCGAATTCTCGATGCATTTGATGGTTTTGGTGCATTGATTCGGTTTGTTGATTTGACGTATTCGGGATATCAAGGGATCTGTTGCTCCATGATTTGGTTGGATCTGTTTGTGTTGATTTGGCATGAAATCTTTCTGACACGTGGTTCGAATTTTGGATTTTATTATGATTCTATGTTCTGTGAAGATTTAACTGGGTTTGGATACTACCGAATTGGGTAATGCAGTGATGTCAGTGTTCTTTACATTGGGATGCCTAACACGTAACTAAATTCTGTATCAGATATATCTGGGAATTTTGAGATTGCAATAAAATTTACGCACCCAGTATGTGGCTTATAATTTCTAGCGTTTCTATTAACCTAGTCTTACATGTTTTGCCCTGAAATTTGCAGATGATATTGTTACTGGACAAATAGGATTTTGCTAAACACTTCCTCGAAATCGATTGCATTAAATAATGCATTGTGTTGACCCGTTGGATTGAGTGAATTTATCTAGTGAACAATACGCTTTATGTCAGTAAGTCTAAGAAGATCTACTTCTGATCACATTAAGGGAACTGTAACTTGTTGAAGACAAAATTAATTAGGACCCCAAACCAGTGTCAGGTGCCATCTATAATAGCTATTTTTCTTTTCCATTAATGTCTAGCATGATTATCAACTAAATATTTAAAGGTTGCTCCTTTGTGACCTGAGAGACCTTACATTGATGTACTGGGTACATCTTTTATGATTATCAAAATCTGATTTTGTTCAAATATAAAGTTCTTTTTTGCATGATATCTTATTAATATAATTGGTTGTTCATAAAGTGCCATCATCCTAACCTAGTTTCATTTGGTTGCAACTCCAATTCTTTAAACTAGTTAAATGGCATCCTCAAGATTGTGATTTGGAATTTCGTTTCTTGCTTCATGTTGCTGCATAGTTTGTAAGCCTACAAAACTTCACTAGATCAAGGCTTATTATTCATGTTGCTGCATAGTTTGGAAACCTACCAAAATTCACTAGATCAAGGTTTACATAACAGGTAGTGATAGCaatttttgacattttatttacGATTCATTTCTTATCGGTTTCATTTGTATTACAACTACAGCTAATAGTCCTGCCAATATGCATGTGAATGCTTGAAATGTTTTCCTTTCTCCACTGATTGTTTTTCTTAAACTTTTTAACATGATGTTTCTATTTGTTTCCATTTTTCAGTTTAAGCCTGAGGAGATCACCAATATAATTAATGATTTCAATGAACCTGGAACGCTTGCTCCAATCGGCTTATTTCTTGCTTCAACAAAGTACATGGTCATTCAAGGAGAGCCTGGAGCTGTAATCCGTGGAAAGAAGGTGACATTTTTCGTTTTTAATATGTCATTATCTTGTAGTTCACAGTAATGTATGGAAATGTATGGAAATTTTATTATACAAAGTCAATTATTTATCTGAATAAATTTGTGCATTCTTCTTGATGATTTCATAGCTTCACATTACATGAGAATAATGGTAATTCCTCTTTTGGTTGTCTTACACTTGATTGGAGAACAAGATGGCATATTCTATAAGTGAAAAATTTTAGCTATGCTACAGTTTATGCATGTGGTCTTTGGAGGTTGCCAATCTGAGGCCTTAAAAAATAGTTATCTATATTATTATGATCATGTCGGTAATAGCAACCTAAAGTGGCTACATTTATGTTTTATATGCACATATTTTTGTCGGTTGCTTTCTGTGGTGGCTCAAGTTCACGCTGTTTGCAATTAAAGATTTGTCTTGGATTGAGAGTTAATGGTGTTTTCATCTCATCTTTGGGTACTTCATCACCATCTAGACTCTAAACATCGAGAAAACTGTTTTGATTCTTATTCTTGATCTTGAAACTACATATTTCATGATATTGTAATAATTTGCTTGACATATGGTCCTTTTACTTTCTTGCCATACCCTTGGACTCCAAAAATCACTCCGTAATACATTTCTGCTCTTGGCTTCCACTAGCCATGCATCCTGTTGCTGCAATGAACTCATTGTTGATGATTATCGATGGTATTTTAAGAGGAATATGCAGTTCAGATGTACTGAGTTTGATTGGTTTCTTATAGAATTTACAGAATGTGTTGAAAATTCAAATTTATCTAGAATTTTTTCAAGTTATATATTTTAGGATTTCTTGGTCCAAATAATTGAAACTTGAGGCCTCTAGTAGTTTGATCTTTTAAATTGTTTTGCTATCACTGTTCCCATGTTTCTTTCAAACCAAAATGGGTTTGCTTCATGGTCAACGTTCTATTAGCATTTTCTTATACTTGAGGCCTCTAGTATTTTGATGTTTTAAAGTGGTTTGCTGTCTTGttcccattttttttttttcagaaccaAAATGGATTTTTGCTTCATATCCAACCTTCTATTAGCATTTTCTTCTCGGCAATAAAAGATGCATTTTATGTATCTAGAGTAGCTCGGTCTTCTAAATGCAAAACTTAAGGAGTGTAAGAAGCTCATAGTGCTTGAATGATTATTTTCAGACATTCTTAGGTTTTTGTGAAGTGAGAAAATCTGTATGGACACTGCATCCTATTTTCCCAGGAACATCAATTCCTGAAAAGCTTGCAAAGATTGCTTATGGCGGCATTTTTATCATCGTCATGCTGCTGTTGTACTTTTGTCTCTTGACAAAGTCTTGGCCCAGCTCACGGTTTTCCTTGTGTTACACTTGTTTAGTGTTAGTTTAAGGAGACTATAATTTCATACTGCTTAGCAATTGAGGTTCTGCAATAATTTTCTCACCAATGGCAGGGATCTGGAGGCATCACTGTGAAGAAGACTAACCAAGCTTTGATTTTTGGAATTTATGACGAACCAATGACTCCAGGCCAGTGCAACATGGTTGTGGAGAGGCTGGGTGATTACCTCATTGATCAGGGCCTGTAGTTCCGCAATCAAAACATGCCTCCCTCTGTTTACCTACAAATGGAGATGTGAAATTTTCTTCATTTCCGTGATTTTTGGAACAACCAGGGTAATAATAATTCCATAAACAGACAGGAATATCAAAGTCCAGTGTGCCTTTGTCCCTTTGTTGTCCTCAAATCatatgccatatgatgaattggaCTTCTTGGATTCTCGGTGTATgctcttgattttttttctcccAATCTTTATCAATAAGCTATTCTTTGAGCACACTTGAAGTATTACACTTTATTGAGTTTGCCTGTCAATAATGAGTTGATGATGCAGAAACAATGCTTACTGCTTATCATATGTTCCATTTAGCCTAGCAAACAAATGCTGCTGCATGTCTGTTTTTAACCAGTAGTCTGAAGGCTCTGATTCAAATAACAAAGCATCATTACAGATTGTGTTCAACCTCTCAACTTTGCATTCCGATGCAAAGCTAAAATGGAATTTCATTCACTTCTCCCAAGTTATGAGCAAACACAGATTTTGTAAACTGGATATGTGGATTAGTACAAGTCAACTTCAGTGTATAATGGTGGCCTGCTCCTATTGTGGTTGATGTATGTTCATTATCATTGTACTAACTTGTAGTGCAAAttattattgatatatatatatatatatatatatatatatatatatatatatatatatatatatatatagagagagagagagagagagagagagagagagagagagagagagagaagagctgCTGACAAGAACATCAAAGGTCCAAAGAGAGAAAGATGAGACTTGAGAACTCCTCCAAATTAGGCACACAAATTTGTGTGAATTCAACAATAGCCTTATTTATTCCCTTTGCAATGCATTCATTGTACAATGAAAGAATCACTACTCATCAGCCCTTCAAGAGATGGCAATGCATTCAACAGGCACATGCATGCTATGTGAACTGCCTTCTCCAACAACATCAAGCTTTGTTATAGCTGATACCATCATTCATCCTTCAAGGAATCCGGTCATCCTTAGGACGGAAGTCCTCACACGTCGAAGATCCCAGCCTTTGAGCGTTCTCCCGTTTCCGACGAACACCGAGAAGGCCATCTTGTCGCCGGCGATCCTCTCAGCCACAGAAACATGCGGCGGGATCATCCCTCTCATTGTACTACTATCATTGCCATtaccatcatcatgcataaagcTGGCCTGAGCTTTTGCAGGGATCCTGATTGGACCAGTTGGTTTCCTCGGAACTCCGTGCCAGCCACGCCATGGCACGGTGGCAGCAGCGCCGTCGTAACGACTGTCGTGAGGCCACAAGATGTCAGCCTCCTGGAACTCCTCCATCATGTCAATGGTAAGGAGATGTGGAAGGAGATTGAGTTGTATTTATAGAGGCTTTTGGCAGGAGGCCAATTATGAGTCTTTGTGAGCACACTTCTCAGACTACTACTCTCTGCATATCAACAGAATTGTTTACAGGGAAGCTTCTTAATCTGTTCTTTAACTGTTGAGGAAACCATTAGTCTTGGTGTATACTTCTTCTCATTCATGATCAAACTGATGTCTAATGGAAATCTATTGGAGATTATGGTTGTTAAAAGTTATTTTTACCAGATTTTGTTGGATTAGGATTTAGGTAGTGATGAAAGTGACAAGAAACCAAATTGACATGGATTCAAGCCTACCAGAACTAGCTAATCAGGTAGCTGTTCTATATCACTGTAGCTTATAGATTCAAAATATGACGAATTTTGACTGCATAAGTTTGCTCTCCTTAATTTAAGTTTTGTTAGACTGAGGACTCCTAATTAACCTAAGGACTAAGTCTTAATGGTGAAAGAACAGAGATGAGAATTGTTGCTGATACTGAGTTCCAATTTAGGTAGATTGACTGCTTGTTAGCATTACTGCACACTCTTGCCATTACTGTTGAGTAGACAAACATGATGAGGCAAGATTTAGCTTGTTGTTTTAGATCTTTAACTTCCATCCACCATTCTATAAACTTCAAGTTACAACCAAAATGAAGATGTCAATTTACTTGCAGCATGAAGAAAATGGCAGTTCAGTGATCTAAATGTTCTTATTGACAAGAAAACAGCAGATCAAGTTTTAAGCTTTTAGATAGGCCAACAGTGATTGTTAATTTAAGCTAATAGATAAGAAATCATCTATctgattatatttttaatatgcacTAATCTTCCACAATTCTATTCTGATTCAGTGAAAGCTTAGCTTCAAAGCCATAAGCATGAAGGGTTTTGATGTAGGCATTTGGAAAAAAATTAGTtttaattctcttagggtttttcTCTATTAGTTCTAGAGAAATTTATGAAAAATTCTTT encodes:
- the LOC135628416 gene encoding profilin-like yields the protein MSWQTYVDEHLMCEIEGHHLTSAAIMGQDGSVWAQSASFPQFKPEEITNIINDFNEPGTLAPIGLFLASTKYMVIQGEPGAVIRGKKGSGGITVKKTNQALIFGIYDEPMTPGQCNMVVERLGDYLIDQGL
- the LOC103989696 gene encoding protein S40-1-like, translated to MEEFQEADILWPHDSRYDGAAATVPWRGWHGVPRKPTGPIRIPAKAQASFMHDDGNGNDSSTMRGMIPPHVSVAERIAGDKMAFSVFVGNGRTLKGWDLRRVRTSVLRMTGFLEG